In the genome of Planctomyces sp. SH-PL62, the window TTCGACGGCTTCGACGACCTGCTCAGCGCGCAGCCCTACCGGCTGGCCTACTGGCGGGTGGCCTCCGACGAGATCAACTATCGGCGGTTCTTCGACATCAACTCCCTGGCCGCAATCCGCGCCGATCGCGAGGAAGTCCTCCGCGCGACCCACCGACTGGTCCTGGACATCGTCGCGCGACTGCCGGCCGCGGGCCTGCGGATCGACCATCCCGACGGCCTCCTGGACCCCCAGGCCTATCTCGGCCAGCTCCAGGAGGCGTTCGTCCTCGTCGTCGCCCACAAGATCCACCAGGCAAGCGACCAGGCCGAGGCCGTCTCCTGGGCCGAGGTCGAGCCCGAGCTGCGCCGGTTGCTCGCCGCGACCGCCCCGAGCGACGACCGGTCCCCCCGGCTCTACGTCGTCGTCGAGAAGATCCTCGCCTTCGAGGAGACGCTCCCCCCCGCCTGGGCCACGCACGGGACCTCCGGCTACGACGCCCTCAACCGCATCAACGGCCTGTTCGTCGACGGGTCGAGCGAGGCGGACTTCACCCGCCAGTACGAGGAGCTGATCGACGACGCCACGCCGTATCGGGACCTCGTCCTGGAGAAGAAGCAGCTCATCATGGACGCCTCGCTGTCGAGCGAGCTGCACGTCCTGGCCTTCCAGCTCGAGCGGATCGCTTTGCGCGACCGCCGCGCCCGCGACTTCACGCTCAACTCGCTGCGCACGGCGCTGCGGGAGGTCATCGCGGCCTTCCCCGTCTATCGCAGCTACATCACGGCGGAGGGCGTCTCGGCCAAGGATCGGATGCTCGTCGGCCGGGCCGTCGGCCGGGCCAAGCGTCGCAACCCGCTCCTCAGCCCGGCGATTTTCGACTTCCTCAGCCGCGTGCTCCTCGAACGCCCCGAGACGCCCGAGGCCCTCGCGGCGGACGAGCCCTCGCGCGTGGACTTCGCGGGCAAGTTCCAGCAGGTCACCTCGCCCGTCACCGCCAAGGGGATCGAGGACACGACGTTTTATATCTACAACCGATTGGTCTCGCTCAACGAGGTCGGCGGCGAGCCCGACTACTTCGGATCCTCGCCGGCCTCGCTCCACAAGTGGTTCGCCCGACGCTCCCAGGTCCACCCCTACGCGCTGACGGCCCTCTCGACCCACGACACCAAGCGAAGCGAGGACGTGCGGGCGCGGATCGACGTCCTCTCGGAGATTCCCGACGACTGGTTCGACGCCTTCGTCCGCTGGGCCGACCTCAACCTGATCCACCACCGTAGGCTGAGCGACGATTCCCTCGCGCCGGGCCGCAACGAGGAATACCTCCTCTATCAGACGCTCCTCGGGGCCTGGCCGACGGAGGAGATGGACGACGAGGCCCTGGCCGCCTTCCGCGACCGCGTCCGGGCCTACATGGTCAAGGCGACCCGCGAGGCCAAGGTCCACACCAGTTGGCAGAACCCCTTCGAGGAGTACGAGGCCGCGCTCGACGGCTTCATCGTCGACATCCTCGATCGCTCCCGGAACCCGTCCTTCTTCAAGGATTTCCTCCCCTTCCAGCGCCGGATCGCCCTGCACGGGCGGGTCAACGGCCTGGCGCAGTCGCTCTTGAAGCTCGCCGGGCCCGGCGTCCCGGACACCTACCAGGGGACCGAACTCTGGGACTTCAGCCTCGTCGACCCCGACAACCGACGCCCGGTCGACTACGCGCTCCGCGAGGCCTGGCTCGACGACCTGATCCGCCGGGCCGAGGCCGCCGGCGACGACAGGTCGGCGATGGCCCGCGACCTGGCCGAGAACTTCTCCGACGGCCGGGGCAAGCTCTACCTCCACTGGCGGGCGCTGCACGTGCGGCGGCGGTCGCCCCGCCTCTTCGCCGAGGGGGCCTACACGCCGCTCCAGGCGGCCGGCCGCCACGAGGCGTCCCTCTTCGCCTTCCATCGCGGCCTCGACGGCGCGTCGGCGATCGTGGTCGTCCCCCGGCTCACCACCCGGCTCTCCTTCGACGGCCTGACGCCGCTCGGCGCGCCGGCCTGGGGCGAGACGGTCGTCCGCCTGCCGGCCGAGGCCGCCGGCCGCCGCTATCGCGATGCCTTCACCGGCGCCCTCGTCTCGGCCGAGGACCTGGAGGGGACGGCCGTCATCCCCGCCGCCGTCCTCTTCGCCGACTTCCCGGTCGCGCTCCTCGTGGAGGAGTGACCCGACCTCCTGTATAATCCCCGGACCGGGCCCCGGTCGCGCCTCCCCTTCCGACGAGAACATCCACATGAAGGCAAGATTCGGTTGGATGACCCGCGCGGCGGCGACCGCCGTCGCGTTCGGCTCCTGTTTCGTGGCGACGGCCTTCGCGCGCGAGGCTCCGAAACAGCCCAACATCGTCTTCGTCTTCTCGGACGACCACGCCTACCAGGCGGTGGGCGCCTATCAGGACCCGCGCAAGCTGCTCGACACCCCGAATCTGGACCGGATCGCCCGCGAGGGGGTCCGGTTCGACCGCTGCCTCGTCCCCAACTCCATCTGCGGGCCCAGCAGAGCCACCGTGCTCACCGGCAAGTACAGCCACGCCAACGGCTTCTACAACAACTCCAACAGCCGGTTCGACGGCGCCCAGCCGACCTTCCCGAAGCTCCTGCGCCAGGCCGGGTACCAGACGGCGATCGTCGGCAAGTGGCACCTCCACTCGGACCCCACCGGCTTCGACTACTGGAACATCCTTCCGGGGCAGGGGATCTACTACGACCCCGACATGATCGAGATGGGCGTGCGTTCCCGACGATCCGGCTACGTCACCGACGTCGTCACCGACGTCTCGCTCGACTGGCTGAAGAAGCGCGACCGATCCAGGCCGTTCCTGCTGATGTCCCAGCACAAGGCGCCGCACCGCCCCTGGTCCCCCGCGATCCGCCACCTGGGCCACGACGGCGACCGCACCTACGCCGAGCCGCCGACGCTGTTCGACGACTACGCCGGACGCTCGCTCGCCGAACGCGACCAGGACATGACCATCGCCCGCACGATGAACGCGAACGACCTCAAGCTCAACGACTTCAAGGAGCGGTTCTCCCCCGACCAGCGCGCGGCGTGGGACGCCTACTACAAGCCCCGCAACGAGGCCTTCCGCCGGGCGAACCTCCAGGGCGACGACCTGGTCCGCTGGAAGTACAACCGCTACATGCACGACTATCTCGGCTGCATCAAGGGGATCGACGAAAACGTCGGCCGGATTCTCAAATACCTGGATGATGAAGGGTTGGCCGAAGACACGATCGTCGTCTATGCGTCCGACCAGGGCTTCTACCTGGGCGAGCACGGCTGGTTCGACAAGCGATGGATCTTCGAGGAATCGCTGAAGACTCCGCTGCTCGTCCGCTGGCCCGGCGTGGTGAAGCCGGGGAGCATCGAGCCCCGAATCGTCTCGAACGTCGACTTCGCGCCGACCTTGCTGGAAGCCGCCGGCGTGGCCGTCCCGGCCGACCTCCAGGGCCGGAGCCTCGTCCCGATCCTCCGCGGCGAGGCCCCCGCAGACTGGCGGAAGAGCTTCTATTACGAGTACTTCGAGTACCCCGACCCTCACCACGTCCGGCCCCACCACGGCGTCGTGAACGACCGCTACAAGCTCATCCGCTTCGACGGTCCCGACCTCGACGCCTGGGAGCTGTTCGACCTTCACAACGATCCACACGAGCTTCGCGACGTGTACGACGACCCCGCCAACGCGGAAGTCGTCGCCGAGCTGAAGCGCGAGCTGGAGCGGCTCCGTCGCGACCTGAAGGTCCCGGCTAAGCTGCCCCGCGAGGCTTACGGCACGGCGCCATTCATCGAACCGACGCCGGCTCCCGCTCGTTGATCAGGGCCGCCCGCCCCGCCGCCTCCGGCGCAGCGCGGGGTGGACGTCGTAGTCCTGGACCTCGGTCGAGCCCATCTCGGCCACGTGCGGACGGTCCGGGGCCGGGACGGGGGCGAAGACGACGGCCGAATGCCCCGGCGCGCGCCAGGGCTGGTCGGCCTCGAGAGGCGGGATGCCCGAACCGCCGTAGGTGGGGTGCTCGCTGAACCAGGTCACCGACCAGTCCTGGCCCGGCGGCGGCGCGAGCAAGGGCTCGGTGTTGGCGGCCGGGTAGAGGTCTCGGCCCAGGTTGATCAAGATGAGGCGGCAGTCGGGGAAATCGCCGAAGAACCGGAGCACGAACGCCTCGGGGCCGATCACCGCGCCATGGATCTTCGTCGCGTCCTGCGCTCGGAAGACTGGGTCGTCGCGGCGCAGCTTCAGGAGGTCGTGAATCAGCCGGAACTCCTGGACTTCGCGAAAATCCGCGGGCTCGACGAGCTTGGAGGCCAGGAACGTCGACTCGGCGGCGGGGTCGAACAGGTGCTCGCGAAGCTCGGGGAGCGTGGTGCTGGCGAAGCCCGCGAGCTCTTCCCTACGCCCCTCGCGCACCGCCGAGGCCAGCTCCTCGTGATGGTCGCAGAAGTACAAAAAGGGCTGTTCGCTCCCCAGCTCCTGGCCCTGGAACAGCATCGGCGTCTGCGGCGATAGCAGCTGGAGGGCCGTCAAGGCGCGATACCGCCCCGGGCTCGTAAGGGTCTTGAGCCGGCTGCCGCGCGCCGAATTCGCGACCTGATCGTGGTTTTCCAGGTAGATGAGGAACTGCTCCGCCGGCAGGTCGATCGCGTAAGTACCGCGTCGCTTCTGCTGCCACTTCACCAGCTGGCCCTGGAACAGGTATCCCCACTTCACGGCCGAGATCAGCTCTTGGGGCGTTCCGTGATAATCGGCGTAGTAGGCCTCGGCGCGTCCGGTCGCCGCGACGCGTGCCGCGTGGTGGAAGTCGTCGTTCCACGCGGCGTCGACGCCGCACCCGCCCCGAGACTGGGGCTGGATCATACTGACGTCCTGGGCCTCGTTCTCCGCGAAGAGGATGATCGACCGGCCGCCGGCCGCCTCGCGGGCCCGGCGCGTCAGCGAGGCGACGATGTGGTCCGGCGACGCGTCGTGGATGGCGTGCGTGGCGTCGAGCCGGAGGCCGTCGAGGTGGAACTCGTCGATCCAGTATCCGGCGTTGGACTCGAAGAACTGTCGCACGGGACCGGAGTCCTCGCCGTCGAAGTTCAGCGCGTCTCCCCAATCGTTGGCGCGCCCACCATGCAGGTAGGAGTCGGAGAAGGCCCCGAAGTAGGCCCCGTCGGGACCGAAGTGGTTGTAGACCACGTCCAGGATCACCGCGAGGCCCAGCGAGTGGGCCCGGTCGACGAACCGTCGCATCGCGTCCGGCGTCCCGTAGACGTGATAAGGGGCGAACAGGTCGACGCCGTCGTAGCCCCAGCCGAACTCGCCCGCGAACTCGGCGACGGGCATCACCTCGACGACGGTCACGCCCAGCTCGACCAGCCGCGCGAGGCGATCGACGGCCGCGTCCCACGTCCCCTCCGGCGTGAACGTGCCCACGTGCAATTCGTAGAGCACCTGGCCGCGCAGCCCACACCCCTTCCAGCCCGCGTCGCTCCAGGAGTACGTCGAGGGATCGACGACCTCCGATGGACCGTGGACCCCTTCGGGCTGGAACCGCGAGGCCGGATCGGGGTAGGGGCCTTCCCCGTCCAGGCGGTAACGATATCGCGCCCCGGCGCCGAGCCCCGGCGCGAAGCCCGAGTAATAGCCTTCCGCCTCGGCATCCAGAGCGACGAGGCTCCCCGCCCCCCCCTCGACGACGACCTCGACCTGTTTCCGCTTCGGCGCCCAGACCCGGAAATGGACGCCGCCTCCCTGGATTTCGGCCCCCACTGGCAGTCGGCGTGCAAAACTCGTCAGTCTGGGAGTCGCATCATTCTTCTGATTCATGAACCATCCGAGGCCGTCGCCGTCGCGGTCGCCGGGCCTCAACTCCTCATTGTGGTCGTACTTACAAATCGGGTTAACATCACCGCGTTCTTATGCAATTCCCGTTCCATCGAATTTCATTGACGCTGCGTGCGCCGAGGGGGACGATCGTGAATGAAGCGGCCCCCCCTTCGCAACGCATTCGTCGACCAAGGACACGATCATGCGTCGTCCGACCCGATCGCTCCTCGCGTGGCTGGCCCTGACGCTCACATTCGCCGGGTGCGGTCCCGCTCCCTTGATCCAGGTCGAGACCGTCGTGAATCCCGACGGTTCCTGCGACCGATCCATCTGGCAGCCCAAAGACAGCCTTCTCCCCGAGGGAGCGCTCGGACCGGACTGGAACTCGCGCTGGGCCTCGGTGGCCGACGTTTCCGTCCCTCCCGCGTTTCAGGAGGAAGTCGGCGGCTCCACCGGGACGCCTTATTTTCACGCCCAAGGCCGTTTCGACTCCCCGGCCCAGATCCCCTCCCACTTTCGCAAGACGATCGAAGGCTATCCCGAATTCGGGTCCAGCGATCTGACGCGATCCTATAAACGCAAGGACTATGGACTCTTCGTCGAGCACGACTGGAGTGAAGGGATCACGAACAACGTCACCCGCGAGGGCTTCGAGAAGGCTCGGGATGCGTTCATCGAAATCGCCGGTTCGATGATCCCCGACGGCTTCAAGCGGGTTTACGGCCCGGATTTCGAAGTCTCCGCAGCCGTCGAGGAGTTGAAACGTCGCGGACTTCCGTTGTTCCGCGACCTCCTCGACATCTGGTACGACGCGGCGGCGATCGAAGACCCGAAGGCGGCGAGCGAGGTGATGACGACGCAATTGATCGCCGCTCTCGAGCGCGCCGGAATCGACCTGCACGACGCCCAGGGCTCCGTCGTCTCCTCCGAAGAGGCCACGCGGCGCGTGCGCGAACACCTGAACGAGCGGATCGCCGCGACCTTCCGCCACCATGACGGAAGCCCGCCGAAGCCCGAGGAGATCGAGGCGATTCTGTCGAGCTTGTCGGCCCCGCCCTACTCACCAACCTGGAACTCGTACGTCAAGGATCGCAAGGAGGAGCTTGAGGCGCGACTCCTCCCCCTTGTGGTGCGGATGACCGGCTATTACGCCTACCCGCCGCTCCTCCAGCCCCCGGGGCCCAGGTTCGCGTTCGCCGTACGGCTGCCCGGCGAGATCGTCCCGGCCGAATCGAACGGCAGGGTCGAGTCGTCGGGCCGCGTCTCCTGGCGATTCGACGTCGCCCGCCTCTTCCCGGGCGGTTTCACGATGACGGCCCGGAGCGTCGAGATCGTCCCGGAAGCCCAGCGCAGGCTGCTCGGCCGACTGGCCATCCCGGATGCGAAAGCGGCCCTGGCGATCCGCGACCTCGCAACTGAAGATCCCGACGTCGCGAACCTCCTTCGCCGGGCAGCCGAGACGGGCGACGCTCGACTCCTGGAATCGACCCCCGAGACCGACGCGTCGACCGCGACGAGGCTGGACCGCCTCAAGGAACTGCTCGGCGCGACACCCTGAATCGACCGAGGAGCGACTCGCGAGGTCGAACGACAATCTGGACGAAAATCCGCCGGCGACGGCGGATTATCCACCTTGAACCCACGCACCTCGCTCCTCGGGACCCACGAAAACCCTGGATTTCAAGGGGCGAATCCTCGTTCTTACACCGTGGCATCTGAAGTGCGAAAGGGCCCGCGAGGACGATTCCAGGAGTCGATCCCTTGGCGCGACGGCGCCTCACGCGATGGAATCGAAGGGCCGGGCGCGAGTCCGTCCCGATCCTCTTTCGGTAAAGCGAGCCCCATTGATGAGCGTC includes:
- the treY gene encoding malto-oligosyltrehalose synthase is translated as MEATSPTTDPGSEAAARCAKDLLAAALEEIGRRRVVPTATYRVQLHAGFRFEDAARIAPYLAKLGITDLYTSPYLKAAPGSTHGYDIADHTQLNPEIGDEAAHEAMLDALRSRDLGLLLDVVPNHMGVVGNENLWWNDVLENGQASVYASYFDIDWSAPVRPENRGRILLPFLGGLYGDVLEAGDLILGRDGGAFHVAYHEHRFPLDPRSSNAILEPALKPLLAEFGEEDPGVLELQSILTAVRNLPAHSETDPARIAERNREKEIVKRRLASLLDERPAIAAAVDVALDDLDGTPGDPRSFDGFDDLLSAQPYRLAYWRVASDEINYRRFFDINSLAAIRADREEVLRATHRLVLDIVARLPAAGLRIDHPDGLLDPQAYLGQLQEAFVLVVAHKIHQASDQAEAVSWAEVEPELRRLLAATAPSDDRSPRLYVVVEKILAFEETLPPAWATHGTSGYDALNRINGLFVDGSSEADFTRQYEELIDDATPYRDLVLEKKQLIMDASLSSELHVLAFQLERIALRDRRARDFTLNSLRTALREVIAAFPVYRSYITAEGVSAKDRMLVGRAVGRAKRRNPLLSPAIFDFLSRVLLERPETPEALAADEPSRVDFAGKFQQVTSPVTAKGIEDTTFYIYNRLVSLNEVGGEPDYFGSSPASLHKWFARRSQVHPYALTALSTHDTKRSEDVRARIDVLSEIPDDWFDAFVRWADLNLIHHRRLSDDSLAPGRNEEYLLYQTLLGAWPTEEMDDEALAAFRDRVRAYMVKATREAKVHTSWQNPFEEYEAALDGFIVDILDRSRNPSFFKDFLPFQRRIALHGRVNGLAQSLLKLAGPGVPDTYQGTELWDFSLVDPDNRRPVDYALREAWLDDLIRRAEAAGDDRSAMARDLAENFSDGRGKLYLHWRALHVRRRSPRLFAEGAYTPLQAAGRHEASLFAFHRGLDGASAIVVVPRLTTRLSFDGLTPLGAPAWGETVVRLPAEAAGRRYRDAFTGALVSAEDLEGTAVIPAAVLFADFPVALLVEE
- a CDS encoding sulfatase; this encodes MKARFGWMTRAAATAVAFGSCFVATAFAREAPKQPNIVFVFSDDHAYQAVGAYQDPRKLLDTPNLDRIAREGVRFDRCLVPNSICGPSRATVLTGKYSHANGFYNNSNSRFDGAQPTFPKLLRQAGYQTAIVGKWHLHSDPTGFDYWNILPGQGIYYDPDMIEMGVRSRRSGYVTDVVTDVSLDWLKKRDRSRPFLLMSQHKAPHRPWSPAIRHLGHDGDRTYAEPPTLFDDYAGRSLAERDQDMTIARTMNANDLKLNDFKERFSPDQRAAWDAYYKPRNEAFRRANLQGDDLVRWKYNRYMHDYLGCIKGIDENVGRILKYLDDEGLAEDTIVVYASDQGFYLGEHGWFDKRWIFEESLKTPLLVRWPGVVKPGSIEPRIVSNVDFAPTLLEAAGVAVPADLQGRSLVPILRGEAPADWRKSFYYEYFEYPDPHHVRPHHGVVNDRYKLIRFDGPDLDAWELFDLHNDPHELRDVYDDPANAEVVAELKRELERLRRDLKVPAKLPREAYGTAPFIEPTPAPAR
- the treZ gene encoding malto-oligosyltrehalose trehalohydrolase, which produces MGAEIQGGGVHFRVWAPKRKQVEVVVEGGAGSLVALDAEAEGYYSGFAPGLGAGARYRYRLDGEGPYPDPASRFQPEGVHGPSEVVDPSTYSWSDAGWKGCGLRGQVLYELHVGTFTPEGTWDAAVDRLARLVELGVTVVEVMPVAEFAGEFGWGYDGVDLFAPYHVYGTPDAMRRFVDRAHSLGLAVILDVVYNHFGPDGAYFGAFSDSYLHGGRANDWGDALNFDGEDSGPVRQFFESNAGYWIDEFHLDGLRLDATHAIHDASPDHIVASLTRRAREAAGGRSIILFAENEAQDVSMIQPQSRGGCGVDAAWNDDFHHAARVAATGRAEAYYADYHGTPQELISAVKWGYLFQGQLVKWQQKRRGTYAIDLPAEQFLIYLENHDQVANSARGSRLKTLTSPGRYRALTALQLLSPQTPMLFQGQELGSEQPFLYFCDHHEELASAVREGRREELAGFASTTLPELREHLFDPAAESTFLASKLVEPADFREVQEFRLIHDLLKLRRDDPVFRAQDATKIHGAVIGPEAFVLRFFGDFPDCRLILINLGRDLYPAANTEPLLAPPPGQDWSVTWFSEHPTYGGSGIPPLEADQPWRAPGHSAVVFAPVPAPDRPHVAEMGSTEVQDYDVHPALRRRRRGGRP